From Corvus moneduloides isolate bCorMon1 chromosome 4, bCorMon1.pri, whole genome shotgun sequence, one genomic window encodes:
- the GABARAPL1 gene encoding gamma-aminobutyric acid receptor-associated protein-like 1 codes for MKFQYKEDHPFEYRKKEGEKIRKKYPDRVPVIVEKAPKARVPDLDKRKYLVPSDLTVGQFYFLIRKRIHLRPEDALFFFVNNTIPPTSATMGQLYEDNHEEDYFLYVAYSDESVYGK; via the exons ATGAAGTTCCAGTACAAGGAAGACCACCCGTTCGagtacaggaaaaaagaaggggagAAGATCCGGAAGAAATACCCCGACAGAGTCCCC GTAATTGTGGAAAAAGCACCCAAAGCCAGAGTACCTGACTTAGACAAAAGAAAGTATCTCGTGCCTTCTGACCTCACAG TTGGTCAATTCTACTTCTTAATCCGAAAGCGGATCCACCTGAGGCCGGAAGATGCCCTGTTCTTCTTTGTCAATAATACCATCCCTCCCACCAGTGCTACCATGGGCCAGCTGTATGAG GATAACCATGAGGAGGACTATTTTCTCTATGTGGCCTACAGCGATGAGAGCGTCTATGGCAAGTGA
- the TMEM52B gene encoding transmembrane protein 52B, which produces MCNSDMLCFVVGSFLWFPQVRGEEGCLNPELCSGTEWDRLWYIWLVLVIGGLLLLCGLVSVCVRCCFHCHQRGDESGPQPYEVTVIAFDHDSTLQSTITSLHSVFGPAARRILAVAHSHNTAQGTPPLSTSDTPPVYEEALHMSRFTVAKAGQKVPDLDPVPEEKPQASAEGKDAQPALPGH; this is translated from the exons ATGTGTAACTCCGACATGCTCTGCTTTGTCGTAGGGAGTTTCTTATGG TTCCCCCAGGTGAGAGGTGAGGAAGGCTGCCTCAACCCTGAACT CTGTTCAGGTACAGAATGGGACCGTTTGTGGTATATCTG gctggtgctggtgaTCGGggggctcctgctcctgtgtggCCTGGTCTCTGTCTGCGTGAGGTGCTGCTTCCACTGCCATCAGAGAGGGGACGAGTCGGGCCCCCAGCCCTATGAGGTCACCGTCATTGCGTTTGACCACGACAGCACCCTCCAGAGCACCATCACTT CTCTCCACTCGGTGTTTGGACCCGCTGCCAGGAGGATATTAGCAGTGGCACACTCCCACAACACTGCCCAGGGAACACCTCCCCTGTCCACATCAGACACCCCTCCAGTGTATGAAGAAGCTCTGCACATGAGCAGGTTCACAGTTGCCAAGGCAGGGCAGAAGGTGCCAGACCTGGATCCGGTGCCGGAGGAAAAGCCGCAGGCATCTGCCGAGGGCAAGGatgcccagccagccctgccaggacaCTAA
- the LOC116443059 gene encoding sulfotransferase 6B1-like, whose amino-acid sequence MSNSSEAELLHTFKGIPFTTRSSPELLKSLDTFDAREDDVLLVSYPKSGTHWLAGVITKLYNTQVTITSPIEFGDISQLEELNKLSSKRIIPTHLDYNMLPPNFKNKKCKMIYISRNPKDTAVSMFHYYRDNPNLPTVDTWPAFFDLFLKGNVVCGSWFDHFLSWEEHEDEKNILFLFYEDMKKDLPKVVKKITLFLSLNVSDSDIQDICKKSSFSEMKNDTEKENSDPTHTVCALTSNRKLIFRKGAVGDWKNYFTPKQNIRFQEIFNEKMKLSKMADSLIYEF is encoded by the exons ATGTCCAACTCCAGCGAGGCAGAGCTCTTGCACACATTTAAGGGGATTCCCTTTACCACCAGGTCTTCTCCAGAACTTTTAAAATCCTTGGATACTTTTGATGCTAGAGAAGATGATGTCCTTCTGGTTTCCTATCCCAAATCTG GGACCCACTGGCTTGCAGGAGTTATAACAAAACTTTACAATACTCAAGTTACAATAACATCTCCCATTGAATTTGGAGACATTTCCCAACTGGAGGAGCTGAATAAACTCTCATCAAAGAGAATCATCCCAACACACTTAGACTACAACATGTTGCCTCCAAATTTTAAGAATAAGAAATGCAAG ATGATCTACATCAGCAGAAATCCAAAAGACACTGCAGTTTCCATGTTTCATTACTACAGAGATAACCCAAACCTTCCCACTGTAGACACCTGGCCTGCTTTCTTTGACTTGTTCTTAAAAGGCAATG TTGTCTGTGGATCCTGGTTTGATCATTTCCTAAGCTGGGAAGAacatgaagatgaaaaaaacatcCTCTTTTTGTTCTATGAAGACATGAAGAAG GATCTCCCTAAGGTTGTAAAGAAAATCACTTTGTTCCTGAGTTTAAACGTCAGTGACAGCGACATCCAAGACATCTGCAAGAAGTCTTCGTTCTCAGAGATGAAGAATGACACAGAAAAGGAGAACAGCGATCCCACTCACACCGTGTGTGCTCTGACATCCAACAGGAAGCTGATCTTCCGAAAAG GTGCTGTTGGTGATTGGAAGAACTACTTCACTCCAAAGCAGAATATTAGGTTTCAGGAGatatttaatgagaaaatgaaactcAGCAAGATGGCAGACAGTTTGATCTATGAATTTTGA